A region from the Aphis gossypii isolate Hap1 chromosome 1, ASM2018417v2, whole genome shotgun sequence genome encodes:
- the LOC114124074 gene encoding pantothenate kinase 3, translating into MGPYTCKECSSLQTMEQSHTTVISNSLSNGMSMHKNHFNGKIPPMPWFGMDIGGTLSKLVFFEPKDSITAQTEDETQLLFNVTKYLTKNSAYGKSGHRDAHQQMNNVKICNRIGTLHFIRFPTSEMNNFLELSKKKGMAASVSTVCATGGGAFKFEEMFKNELNLKLCKCDELDSLIRGLLFTVASNNNECYFWSQCTEDEQCSTQEYTFQYNKYPFIVVNIGSGVSVLAVYGPNNYKRISGTSIGGGTFLGLCSLLTGCNTFDEAIELAANGDNVKVDKLVRDIYGGSYSRFGLPGELVASSFGHMNSKEKRAQVSREDLARATLVTITNNIASIARMCALNERIDRVCFVGNFLRVNPISMKLLSHAMDYWSNGSQKAIFLNHEGYFGAIGCLLSFDERFKE; encoded by the exons ATGGGTCCTTATACTTGTAAAGAGTGTTCATCTTTGCAGACAATGGAACAGAGTCACACTACAGTAATATCAAATTCTTTATCCAATGGCATGTCAATGCATAAGAACCATTTTAATGGTAAAATCCCAC ctatgcCATGGTTTGGTATGGATATAGGTGGAACATTATCGAAACTTGTATTTTTCGAACCAAAAGATTCGATTACAGCACAAACAGAAGATGAAACTCAACTCTTGTTTAATGTTACCAAATATTTGACGAAGAATTCGGCTTACGGAAAATCTGGACATAGAGATGCACACCAACAG ATGaacaatgtaaaaatttgCAATAGGATAGGTACATTACATTTCATCAGATTCCCAACTAGtgaaatgaacaattttttggAATTGTCCAAGAAGAAAGGTATGGCAGCTAGCGTATCTACAGTTTGCGCTACTGGTGGTGGAGCATTCAAATTTgaagaaatgtttaaaaat gaattaaatttaaagttgtgTAAATGCGATGAACTGGATAGCTTAATTCGTGgcttattatttacagtagCTTCAAACAATAATGAATGTTATTTTTGGTCACAATGTACTGAAGACGAGCAGTGTTCAACACAAGAATACACATtccagtataataaatatccgtttatt GTTGTGAATATAGGTTCTGGTGTAAGTGTATTGGCAGTTTATGgtccaaataattataagagaaTATCTGGAACGAG TATAGGAGGTGGTACATTTTTGGGATTATGTAGTTTATTGACTGGATGTAATACATTTGATGAGGCAATTGAATTGGCCGCAAATGGTGATAATGTTAAAGTTGATAAATTGGTTCGAGATATCTATGGGGGTAGTTATAGTAGATTTGGGCTGCCGGGAGAACTAGTTGCTAgcag TTTTGGACATATGAACTCTAAAGAGAAACGTGCCCAGGTTTCTAGAGAAGATTTAGCTAGAGCGACCTTAGTTACAATTACAAACAACATTGCATCGATTGCAAGAATGTGTGCATTAAATGAAAGAATTGATAga gtGTGTTTTGTTGGAAATTTTTTGCGTGTAAATCCAAtatcaatgaaattattatcacaTGCTATGGATTATTGGTCAAATGGTTCGCAGaaagctatatttttaaatcatgag GGCTACTTTGGTGCAATTGGATGTTTGTTGTCATTTGATGAGAGATTTAAAgagtaa